A single Brassica rapa cultivar Chiifu-401-42 chromosome A04, CAAS_Brap_v3.01, whole genome shotgun sequence DNA region contains:
- the LOC103872172 gene encoding uncharacterized protein LOC103872172 gives MATTTRMFCFVLVMVLMGCCCSAKIYKVGDSKGWTTAKHGSYYEWAKRKEFQVGDSLMFEYDGNVNDVTQVSTRLEYQFCNSLSPKAVYNTGHDLVTLTEQGYHFFITSNRSQCVAGQKLVVFVVHDHPMIPPPPRKILPFGKDYKVGDSNEWRVPEESDFYSKWSEEKQFHVGDNLLFYYNDQVDDVLEINSDLEFKSCDTTSPVAVHNAGQDLIRLTKPGIRYFITSKIGHCEAGLKLRVVVRPLSKSVPKKMQFSPFDRLIKWLHDSFTPHPHH, from the coding sequence ATGGCGACAACCACAAGAATGTTCTGCTTCGTGCTCGTGATGGTTCTAATGGGATGTTGTTGCTCGGCAAAAATCTACAAAGTGGGAGACTCGAAGGGATGGACGACAGCGAAGCACGGTAGCTATTATGAATGGGCCAAGCGTAAGGAATTCCAAGTGGGGGATTCTCTGATGTTTGAATACGATGGCAACGTCAACGACGTCACTCAAGTTTCCACTCGTTTGGAATACCAATTCTGCAACTCCCTTTCTCCTAAAGCTGTCTACAACACAGGGCACGATCTCGTGACTCTCACGGAACAAGGTTATCACTTCTTCATCACCTCAAATCGTTCTCAATGCGTAGCCGGACAGAAACTCGTCGTTTTTGTCGTCCATGACCATCCTATGATTCCTCCACCACCGAGAAAGATCCTTCCATTTGGAAAAGATTACAAGGTCGGTGACTCCAACGAATGGAGGGTTCCTGAAGAGAGTGACTTCTATTCCAAGTGGAGTGAGGAGAAACAGTTTCATGTGGGAGACAATCTTCTTTTCTACTACAACGACCAAGTCGATGACGTCCTAGAAATCAACAGTGATCTTGAGTTCAAATCTTGCGACACTACTTCTCCTGTTGCCGTGCACAATGCGGGACAAGATCTCATAAGGCTAACGAAACCAGGAATCCGCTATTTTATTACCTCAAAGATTGGTCATTGTGAGGCTGGGCTTAAGCTTCGAGTTGTGGTGCGACCACTATCCAAAAGTGTTCCGAAGAAGATGCAGTTTTCACCTTTCGACCGTCTCATCAAGTGGCTACACGATTCCTTCACACCCCACCCCCATCACTAA
- the LOC103872171 gene encoding uncharacterized protein LOC103872171: MATTTRMFCFVLVMDLMGCCCSAKIYKVGDSKGWTTAKHGSYYEWAKRKEFQVGDSLMFEYDGNVNDVTQVSTRLEYQFCNSLSPKAVYNTGHDLVTLTEQGYHFFITSNRSQCVAGQKLVVFVVHDHPMIPPPPRKILPFGKDYKVGDSNEWTVPEESDFYSKWSEEKQFHVGDNLLFYYNDQVDDVLEINSDLEFKFCDTTSPVAVHNAGQDLIRLTKPGIRYFITSKIGHCEAGLKVRVVVRPLSKSVPKKMQLSPFDRLIKWLHDSFTPHPHH, encoded by the coding sequence ATGGCGACAACCACAAGAATGTTCTGCTTCGTGCTCGTGATGGATCTAATGGGATGTTGTTGCTCGGCAAAAATCTACAAAGTGGGAGACTCGAAGGGATGGACGACAGCGAAGCACGGTAGCTATTATGAATGGGCCAAGCGTAAGGAATTCCAAGTGGGGGATTCTCTGATGTTTGAATACGATGGCAACGTCAACGACGTCACTCAAGTTTCCACTCGTTTGGAATACCAATTCTGCAACTCCCTTTCTCCTAAAGCTGTCTACAACACAGGGCACGATCTCGTGACTCTCACGGAACAAGGTTATCACTTCTTCATCACCTCAAATCGTTCTCAATGCGTAGCCGGACAGAAACTCGTCGTTTTTGTCGTCCATGACCATCCTATGATTCCTCCACCACCGAGAAAGATCCTTCCATTTGGAAAAGATTACAAGGTCGGTGACTCCAACGAATGGACGGTTCCTGAAGAGAGTGACTTCTATTCCAAGTGGAGTGAGGAGAAACAGTTTCATGTGGGAGACAATCTTCTTTTCTACTACAACGACCAAGTCGATGACGTCCTAGAAATCAACAGTGATCTTGAGTTTAAATTTTGCGACACTACTTCTCCTGTTGCCGTGCACAATGCGGGACAAGATCTCATAAGGCTAACGAAACCAGGAATCCGCTATTTTATTACCTCAAAGATTGGTCATTGTGAGGCTGGGCTTAAGGTTCGAGTTGTGGTGCGACCACTATCCAAAAGTGTTCCGAAGAAGATGCAGTTGTCACCTTTCGACCGTCTCATCAAGTGGCTACACGATTCCTTCACACCCCACCCCCATCACTAA